From Equus przewalskii isolate Varuska chromosome 2, EquPr2, whole genome shotgun sequence:
ATCTGGCCAAGTGCACAGCATCCAGGAGCAAAGCAGGCCCCGTGGGCCTTCTTGGGAACTGCAGTGTGCCTGGCGTACCTCGAGGGGGCGGCCTTACTCAGCTGATTGGCTCATTAGTGCCCTATGAGAATGTAGGTAGGCCTGGTGTTGCCACATCCTACTTTTTAAGAAAAGCTAGAAATCTGATTTTTACATGTAAAATCTCAGTTCCAAATGTTGACAGGTAATTCAAACTTAAAAAAGCAAGTAAACTGAGAGCTAAACAAACCCTGTTTAGGGACTGCTAGTTTGTGATATCTGGCAGCCTGGTTTTGGAGGACCCCTGAGGATAGTCCTGTCCTATGGCTAAAGCTGttgctctctgcttttcttctctctatcAGTGACAGCATCCATTACCAGATGGTGTATTCCTATGGCTCTGGGGTGGTGTGGGCCCTCGGAGTTGTTCCCTTCAGCCATGTGAACATTGTCAAGTTTAATGTGGAAGATGGAGAGATTGTTCAGCAGGTATGGTCAGACATTTGCCTCGAGGAGCCTTGTGGGTCGAGGAGGGGAACAGAGAGAGCTCTTCTTTGCACTGAGGACCAGGGAATTCGACTGGGCAGGTGCAAAAGCCATTTATGGCCCCTGATTCTGGTCACTTGGAGGCTGTCTTCTCCTCATCCAGCATTTATTTAAAGCCCTCACATTTGCACGTGGTGCTCTCTTGAGGTGGCTAAGAAAATTGCATAGATCTATTCATTGCCTGCAAGGATCTTGCAAGATAATACTGTAAAACAATGATAAGAAAGCACACATGACAAATACAGTAGAGAAATGTCTATCTGAAGTGTCACCTATTAAAAATGATCTGGTATATTTCTCCAGTAACCAGAAAGGAAATTGTGATTTCTCTCTAGTTTTGCAGTGATCGGGAGGCTGGGGTATGGGAAGAACTCCTTTGGAACCAGCTGTGAAGAACCTTTGTGCTCAGGCCCCCAGTGGGACCTGGCGGTGACGTGGCTGCTGAGCTGAGAGGAAGTGTAGAAATCCTCACGGGCCTTCTGTTAAGCTGTCTTTCCCATAGGTCAGGGTTTCGACTCCCTGGCTGCGAAGTCTCATCGGAGCGTGTGGTGTGGTGGACGAGGCTGTCCTGGTGTGCCCTGACCCGAGCTCACGCTCCCTCCACACCTTGGCCCTGGAGACGGAGTGGGAGTTGAGGCAGATCCCCTTGCAGGTGAGGCTCCTGCTGGTTCCCCGGCCCTGAGGCAGGCCCTTGCTGCTCGGAGCAGTCTTCTTCCCAGTGTCACTGTTTCCTTCCTGAGACTTGGTAGCAGTTGGGCGGTCAGGCCTCTGGCCGAACTAGTGTAAGGGGAAGTGGGCTGCTCTCCTCTTTGGAGAACCTGAATGGGAGCTTCTGGAGCCACATGCCATGGCCTAGTTACTTTCACTGGCAAAGTAGGGCAGAGGATGCAAGCCTGGGATGGATCAATGACTCCTTGGCTTCTAGCCCTAATCCTCTTCCTCCTTGCCTCCCAGTCTCTTGACTTAGAATTTGCAAGTGGATTCCAACCTCGGGTCCTGCCCACACAGCCCAACCCTGTGGATCCTTCTCGGGCCCAGTTCTTCCTGCAGTTGTCCCCAAGCCACTATGCTCTGCTGTACTACCATCACGGGGAGCTGAGTCTGCTCAAAAACTTCCCGCAGGTAACTGCAGACAGCATGGTTTGCTAGGATTCAGGAGGATCTAGCCAAGACATGGAGCTAGAAGTCCCTTCCTTTGAAGCTGGGGATGTTTGCTCAAGACAGAAGACATCTTTCCATGAGTGGTTGGAGAGGGGTTAGCCTTTGAGCAGAAATGGGATACTTCTTCTGAGAGCTACAAAGGATCTTTAGATTAAGGCTAGAGCCTTCCTCTGAGTCCACAGGGAAGTGGGGATATTAATTACAGCTTCCCTATAGGTACTAAGAGCAGTGTGGGATTTAGGATTGACCTGTGCCTGTGTTGGAGGTAGGGGAGAGGCCTGTTTTTAGCTGTGGATACTGGggcctccctctgctctcagATGCCCTGGCCCGTATGCTCTGAAGTTGGGAGCACTTTCAACTCCAAGGCCTGTAGAGGTGACCCTCTGCAAGGCTGCTGGTGAGTACAGGCCCCGTTTAGGAACTGATACCCTGCTTTTCCCCCAGACTGCGCTAGTGAGTTTTGCCACCACCGGGGAGAAGACGGTGGCTGCAGTCATGACCTGTCGGAATGAAGTGGTGAGTGTTGAGAACGATTGGCACTTggggttttcttcctttctctctgccaggAGCCCTGAGAACCAAAAGTCTGGGCATATTCGCCTGGTCAGTTGAACTCAGAGGGCAGGAGGCTGTTGAGAAATAAGTTCTCACTCCATTTATAGAGCTTTCTGCACACCCCTCTGTCCTGGGAATGGGACCCTCAGGTGACAGCCTCGCTTTTGTCTGGGCCTGTTAAGGTTTGCAGAGGCTTTGTGGGCAGGAGCAAGGAATGAGCTTTGCTTCTTCCGAGTGCTGAGAAGATGTGAAAGTGGAAGCTTCACTTTGGTGAGTGACAAGTGACCCTTTGGCTGAACTTCCTGCTTctgtccttctctttcccctaGCAGAAACCTGGCAGCTCTGAAGATGGGTCAGTGGGGAGCTTTTCGGAGAAGCCAAGTCCACAGGTAGAGTGTGGCATTGGGTACTGTGCCAGACCTGGAGGGGCAGGAGACCACCTAAGAAAGCTGGGGAGCAGCGTAGGCTGTGAGCAGGCCCCCTGAGTTCCCAGGCTCGGGAGGGGTTCCTCAGTCCTGTGACTTCAGTCGTGTGTCTTGATTGTTTTCGGTTGGGAGATTGGGAAGCAGAATCCGTAGAATCTGTTCTGAGCCACTTTCtcctccgggcctcagtttccccctttcCTGTGGGGTCCCGGCAGGTGGAGCTGAATGGTAATCTGAAGCCGGGGGTGGGGCCCTTATGAGCTTCTCCCGAGGGCTTTGTGGTCGCCCTGCCTCCGGTCTCGCCCTCTCTGGGAGGGCTCTGCTGCCCTGCGCTGGCTCCTCTGAGCAGTGTGGGGTTTGTGATTCCACCTGCTTCCTCAGGCATCTGCTTTCTGCCTCAGGAgtcacctttcttttctctttgattcttcttTGCATATGTTTCCTCTCCTGGCCCGGCTCCTTCTCTAGGGTCTCTGCCCCCTAGCTCTTGGACTTCCTTGGCTACTGTGCTCTGGGGGATCCCTCCAGTTGACCCATGCTTTCTGAACCCCCAGGACTCGCTGGTTTGCTTCAACCAGACCTACACCATTAACCTTTACTTAGTAGAGACGGGTCGGCGGCTGCTCGACACTACGATCACCTTCAGCCTGGAACAGAAGGGCACGCGGCCCGAGCGGGTGAGTCGGAGCCTTTGTCTTCAGGTtctgccctctgggcttctcaCTGTGGGGCTCCCTTTCCTCAGGCCAGGTCACAGCCATGGGTTCTGGAATCGGGTTCTCTGGACATGGGCCCTGGTTCCTCCTGAGCCACTAACTTGTCATAAATCCCTGTAACTAACAGTAAGAGCAGGTCGTATTTCTGCCAAGTGCTCACTGTGCCAGGCAGCATGCTGTGTTTTATGCACTAATTGGCTGAACCCTCTCAACAGTCTCGTGAAGTACTTATTACTGCCctggttttacaaatgaggaaactgtgcCTCGTGAGATTCAGGGCCCTGTCtagtcacagagctagtgagagGTCGTTAACCCCACCCTGCGCTCTTCATCGCAACCTGATTTTACCTCTGTGCACATTTGGTTGTgttcctcagcctctctgggctttggCTTTTTCATCTCTAAGCTGTGAATCTAATGCTGGCTTCCTGTTTGCTTTGTGGGGTGTAATTGGAGCATGATGAGCGACATGGTACCCGAGAAGTGCTCAGGCTCCCCCATGGAGAGATCTGAGCTGGGCTGTGGCTCACACCTCTAGCTCACATTGTTGTGTTGGCTCCTGTGAATGCGTGCTTTCATGTTGGAGTCCAGGTAATGGCTGTGTTGTTTACACGTCAAATAGTGCCGTGACACTAACAACTCCTGATGCCGTGAATCTCGGGGTCGGGTGCTCTGGGAGGCGTATGGACTCTCACTGACTGCAGTGGTCTTGACCGTTTGGCTTGTAGCTGTATGTCCAGGTGTTCTTGAAGAAGGATGACTCAGTGGGCTACCGGGCCTTGGTCCAGACAGAGGACCATCTGCTACTTTTCCTGCAGCAGCTGGGTGAGCAGACCTCAttcaatccatttttttttaggCCTGTCTATGAGTTCCGATCAGGCTATATTTTTTGGGCTGTGGATAGGCTTCTGGAAACATTCAAGTATACCCTGAGTGTTTTTTCCAGAGCCGTATGCCACTGGGTCTTGAGTAATTTCTTAGCATTCTAGGGTGAGGTATAGAACTTTGCTCACTTGACCTATTGAATCCAGTCCTTTGCTCTGCCATTTCTCTTTTCACACAAGAGTGATGGAGATCCCTGAGCCACCCAGAAGAGTCCCTCCAGAAGATGGGGGAGGCAGGCCTAGCTTTTGTAACCATGGTTTCTGTAGCAGGGAAGGTGGTGTTGTGGAGCCGTGAGGAGTCATTGGCAGAGGTGGTGTGCCTTGAGATGGTGGATCTCCCCCTGACAGGGGCACAGGCTGAGCTGGAAGGAGAATTTGGCAAGAAGGCAGGTAGGAACCGAAGAGGCTGGGACAGCAGACTTGCTGGAGGGGGTGCTCTGGGAGTGGGTTTGTTAGTTGGACCCCAAGAGATGCTGTCTCAGGGCCCCCCTGACTTCCTGGGTGCAGCCATTTTGCCAGTCTGTTCTGAACTAGCTGTGCGACCAGTTTCCAGTGCATTTGTGCCCATATGGTTTACGTAACCATTCTCTTCTCTGAAAGGAGTGACCTGTGACTCCCTCAAGGGAAAGAGCACAAGGAAGAAGAACGTGCACTTAGTGTAGTAAGAGCTGCCGTTGCCTGAGTACCTAAAATTTGTCAGGCACTGTATACCCATTGTGCCCAAAGCAACAGCCACAGCTTTCGAACAGACATGACTGGGCTGGTGTGGGTGTTGTGGTGAGAGTCCAGTGCCCTCTGAAGTGGGCCTCAGTCCCAACACCCGGGATGAACTTGGCTCCCTCTGTTCTGATTCAGTCCTGCCTCCCACCTCTCTGTCTTCTGTCCATTCACCTAGCTATCCAACAGGTATTTACTGAGGGCCTGTTCTGGGCCAGGCACCCTGCTAGGCATTGCAAATTTTCTTAAGCTGAGGATTAATTTGACTTTACTATTTATTTCTGCTGCCTGGATCCAGCGATTCAAGGTAAAATCTGCTTGCTGCTGCCTTGTTGCTCGTTGCCTGCCCAAACGCCTAGCTTTTGGTTAATTAGTTGTTTCTCCTGACTTGCATCAACGAGGTATATACCACGTGTGTGGACTGCTGTGCCTGTGTCTTGTCCTGTTTGCTTCTCACTTCTCTTCCTTGAGCTGAGGTTGATGGAAACTAGGATAAGCAAAGGCACTACTCCTCTTCAGTGAGCGCCTGCCACTTACCCTGCACTGCGCGAAATCCTGTATGTACATCATGTGGTCTAATCTTTGCAACAGCCCTGCAGGTTacatgccattttacagatgaggaaccagaGGCCAGAAGGTTAAGTAcatttcccaaggtcacccagctagtaaatagtggagctgggattttaaTCTAGGTCTGCCAGACTCCAGAGGCCATGGTCTTTACTGTGCTACCTTGTTTCGGTGACCACATCTACTCTATGGAGATTTGAGGGTGGTGGCCTCATTGATGTAGTCAGGGGTAGAGTGAATGAGATCGCCCTGGGAATTGGCTGCAAGTAGGTCTCTTGAATGCAGGTTAAACAGGTGACAAAGTGGAAATGACGCAGTGGGAGGTGGAAGTACCTGTTCATGATACACATATATCTGCACCCCTGCACCCCCACACCTCTCCCACTTCTGGTCTTGTCATGGCACCCAGAAGCCTTCCTCTGGCCATTCTGGATGTGAGGCTGTGGTGGAGACATGCACAGTGTGGCTGTACCCTGCATGGCTGCTCCCTGACCCCTTAGTCTCCTGTTCCAAGATTCCAGGCAGGTGAAGTCCTAAGAGCCAGGTGAGTAGGTTCTGGAAGTTCCTGCATGGCTGCACCTGAGTGTGAGACTTGGCTTCAGATACAGGACTGCCCCTTGGGCTTGTAGCCTCGGGTGTGGATGACTTGAGAGGGAGAGCTCCCTCATTAGGAAAAGCAAATACTTTCTTGCTGGAAACACCTAGTCTGATGAGGTGTGAGCCTCAGCTGCATTACCTTTTCCTTGACACCAGACGGCTTGCTGGGGATGTTCCTGAAGCGCCTCTCCTCCCAGCTCATCCTGCTGCAGGCATGGACATCCCACCTCTGGAAAATGTTTTATGATGCTCGGAAGCCCCGAAGTCAGGTTAAGAATGAGATCAACATTGACACCCTGGCCAGGGATGAATTCAACCTCCagaagatgatggtgatggtaacAGCCTCGGGCAAGGTGAGAGGGGTTGAAGCCCCAGGTCCCAAACCTTCTGAGGTTCCGGGAGTGGAACACAAAGAACCTTTGGTAGGGATTGCGCTGGCTCTAATTTTCAGGGATGGAATCAGTTCTTTGGTTTGTCTTTCTAGTAGTGAGCCAATTACTTGTTTATCTTGCAGCTTTTTGGCATTGAGAGCAGCTCTGGCACCATCCTGTGGAAACAGTATCTGCCCAATGTCAAGCCAGACTCCTCCTTTAAACTGATGGTCCAGAGGACTACTGCCCATTTCCCGCACCCCCCGCAGTGTACCCTCCTGGTAAAGGACAAGGTGAGGCCGGCCACCTCTGATATGAGCCAAAGTGGGTGTGGCTTTTTGGTGTTTTGTAACTTAAAGTTTATCCTAGGCCTTTGGAATTCTGTGAGTTAAAGTCAGTTGTTCAGGGTTAGAGCTGTTTCTTCCTGGCTTTTGGCTGAGTGGAGGACCCATCCGAGACTGATGTGGAATTGATTGTAAAGTGGTGTGACGTCACCAGAGCCACAGTGAGCCAGCTCTGCTTCTTCCCAAACACAAGCGGCTGCTCGGAGCTAGATGACTGTTTTCTCTAGATGAGGGACGGCAGAACACAAAGCTCTGCCCCCAGAATCAGACGGCTGTTTGTGGGTTCCTTCTCGTGTCAGTGGAGAGGGGGCTTGGTAGACATTCTGCAGGCATGTGCCCTGGGGTTGCTGAATTCTCAGTTGACCTTTTGCTTTGTTCTCAGCACATCCAGTTCTCGGATAGCTTTGGAGCTAGCGGCAGTTTGACGTTTATCCTTTTGACGCATTACCCTTGGGGACCACTCACCTTCAGCCAAGGTTTTATTTTCCACACAGAGGGCAAAGACTAGGGAACTCATCGTTGAGCTTTCCAGATTTGCCCTTAGGATTTGCATCCTTTTCGTGTTGGGGGAGTCTGACAGTTTGCCCATTTCAGGAGACGGGAATGAGTTCCCTCTATGTCTTCAATCCCATTTTTGGGAAGTGGAGTCAGGTGGCTCCCCCAGTGCTGAAGCGCCCCATCTTGCAGTCGTTGCTTCTCCCCATCATGGATCAAGACTATGCCAAGGTGCTGCTGTTGATAGATGATGAGTACAAGGTACGACATCCTCAGAGTGGCTGCAGAACATCCAGGTGGAGTCGAGTGGGGGGAGGAGTGGTCAGACAGCAGCTAGTGGACCAGAGATGGAGCTGTCTGCAGGCAGGACACGTTTGGGCTTCAAGGGCGTCTCTAAGCAACTTGAGTGCTCTTTCTGCGTTTGTGAAAACTCAGGGCCTAAACAGGACTAAATTTAAGCCCTAATTGAGTTCAGTAGACTTTAATTCATTTAAGCTTTGCTGTTTTATTCTTAAGGCTCTCTTTGATGGGAAACAATAATGGGTCTTGAGAAACTGTGCTCACAGATTCCTTTTCCGTAAACCCTTTTCTTGGGCTCTTGGTTCTCAAGGTCACAGCTTTCCCAGCCACTCGAAATGTATTACGACAGCTACATGAGCTCGCCCcttccatcttcttctatttggTGGATGCAGAACAGGGACGGCTATGTGGTTATCGACTTCGAAAGGTAGGCAAGGGGCATCCTGGCAGGACCCTTTGTAGGAGGGATGTGGGTGTTCTGGTTATTTGGCCAGAAAGTGAATTATACTATTTCTTCTGTTGTAAACTTGGATCAGCATAATTCTAGTGCCTGATTCAAAGTCAGTCATTTTcgtatttattgagcagctactacgTGGCAGGCATAGTTCTAGGTGCTATGAGAAGAGCAGTGCACCATAGACTTTGTCTCTGCCCCGTGGAGCTCTCATTCCACATTCCTTTTCTATAGCAGAGAGATGGGACGTTCTTCTCCATTCTTCAGAAGTTGGGAGGTGGGAATGGTGATTGACTGAAAGTACTTTCTATGTGAAGATGATGTTATTGACCTACACTTGATAGAATGtgtgctttgaattttttttttttgaggaagattagccctgagctaacatctgctgccaatcctcctctttttgctgaggaagactggcactgagctaacccatcttcctccattttttttttttttttttaagattttatttttcctttttatccccaaagccccccggtacatagttgtgtattcttcgttgtgggttcttctagttgtggcatgtgggacgctgcctcagcgtggtctgatgagcagtgccatgtccgcgcccaggattcgaactaatgaaacactgggccgcctgcagcggagcgcgcaaacttaaccactcagccacggggccagccccccatcttcctccattttatatgtgggatgcctaccacagcatggcttgccaagcggttccatgtccgcacccaggatccgaaccggcgaatcctgggccgctgaagcggaatgtgcgaacctaactgctgagccaacaggccggcccctgtgctttgaattttatttctagaactaGGATCGATTTACTGTGACCCTGACATACTTGAGTCCAACTCTTGCAAACAGTGATACACACTGGTTCTGAGGTTCTCAAGGGGCTGGCCTTGGCCTCATCAGCAGAGCTGTGTAGAGGAGTAATTGGTGGTGTGTACTCCGCAGAGGGCTCTCCCGTCCTCTCTGTAAGGCCTTGGAGAGGCGCTATAGTGTAGAGTTTAAGCGCTTGGACCCAGCTGCCTGGCTGGGAAGCCTAGCTTTATCACTTACTAACTTTGTGTCCTTGGGCATCTGACTTCTCTGGTCCTcgattttcttgtctgtaaaataagatGATGGTAGTACCTACCTCgagggttgttgtgagcattCAGAGAGTTGATACATGTAAATCACATAAAGCAATGCCAGACATGTGGTAAATGCCATCTAGGTTTTAGCTGTTATTGATGTAAAAATGCAGTGCCCTTTCCTGACATTTTGTAACAGCTAACCTTTAGCGTAAACAGCATAGGAAGTAGCCTAcccagaaaacacattctttacCCTGTGGATGAAAACAGTTGACCTTCCAATTTGATTAAAAAGGGACCTTGAAAGAGACAATTCTTTGTGGATAGAGGGGAGCAAACTGGAGTGTGGGTGTCATGAATCAGCGGAATCCTGAAGATGTCACTGGAGTAAACGACGGCCAAGGACAGACAAAGGAGGCAAAGCTTACATGAGATAAGCCCCGTGTGTGGTCTTAGTCTTTGACCTCCGAGTGAATTTACTGGTGACTTGATTCTCTGGGGATGTCTTAGTGAATTCTAGCGTTTCTCAGGAGCCCATGGCATTGAAGCCTTCTTtgttcttaataaaaatttttattatttcaaaaaatttaaataagtaatGAATGGATGCATTCTCATTGTAAAAGATTAAATTGATACAGAAGCACACAAGCAAAATGTGAATGGACTCTTTCACAGAGGACCCCGTAGCAGCCCCATGCCCAGCTGCTGCCCCAGAGGTAACTCCTGTCAGTACTTCTCTGTGCATCTTCCCACGATCCTTTCTGTGTATTTGCAGTACTGGATAAATAGCTGCACGGACCACATATATATGTGgttcatatatattctttcttactGAAATGGAATTGACTATATTTCTTaatatgaaatttgtttttttatttagtgTGTTTTCCAGTTCATTATTTTGTTAAAcccattttttattaaagtataggTTGAGAAAATTGCAAAATCAGAGGTTACGGCTCAGTGACCCTTCACAAAAGGAGCACACTTGTGTACACAGCAGTCAGATCAGGAAACAGAGTGGTACCCGTACCCCAGGAGGCCCTTGTGCCCCTTTCCAGTCACTACCCCCCACAGGGATCTGGGTAATTCCACAGTATGgatgtataaaaatgtatttaaccaTTCAGGTTTGTTTATTGGTTTTTTATGACTCTAAAGAACATTTCCTGTAATGTTTTGAGGTTCTTGCCGGCTTAGTAATGCACTGCTGGCCCAGTACACAGGAGTCTTAGATTTGAGTAATAAGTGGTAAGTTTTCCTTGGCAATGATGGGATGCTGCTgaatatttctctcctttcttattgGCTTTAGTATCTTTCTTAATCAAACAGAGAGTTCCAAAACTTCTTCACAGACTagatcttttttttgttttgggtgctattttattttagttatttacttatttttttgaggaaggttagccctgagctaaaatctgccaccaaccctcctctttttgctgaggaaggctggccctgagctaacatctgcgcccatcttcctctacgatatatgtgggaggcctgtcacagcatggctggacaagtggtgcgtaggtctgcacccgaaatttgaaccggtgaaccccgggccgctgaagtggaatgtgcaagcttaactgctgcgccaccgggtcggcccccaGACTAGATCTTTATTGCTGTTTTCATAGGAGCTATGATCTCTGTTTCTTGGAGCACAAAGGCCCCAAATAATGGACTGTAGGACATGTCTATCTACAGCTGTCTCAGGTCTAAGTGTAGCTTCCTGATGATAACTTCTGGCTCTTTTTACCCCTCCCCAGGATCTCACCACTGAACTGAGCTGGGAGCTGACCGTCCCCCCGGAAGTGCAGCGCATCGTGCAGGTGGAGGGGAAGCGCAGCAGCGAGCACGTTCACTCGCAGGGCCGCGTGATGGGGGACCGCAGTGTGCTCTACAAGGTGTGGCTCGGCAGTCTGGCCTAGGGCGGGAGCGCAAGCATCTGATCCCAGCTCTGAGATTTGGTAGATACAcgactttgagcaagtcacttaatccctTTGAGCCTTAATTAAGGCTATGAAATAGGCATAATATGCCCTCCTGGGTTTGTTGTGTGGATCATATGAGAGAgtcatagtgcctggcatgtggccCCTACCCAATAGATGTAAGCtgttattattagtagtagttgTAGTACTCATAGAACTTTCTGGGGTTAAACCTTAGTTAATCCATCAGAAACTGTATCTCTGTGATCCATCACTCTGGTTAGTGGTaaagggagggagctggagaggtGACTAGGGGACAGCAAAACTTTCCTGTGAGAGAACGTAATCACTGTTTTAGGGCACGTTAAGTGCACCCTCTGGCAGGACAGAGACTGAATTGGAGGAAGAGTGTAATAGCACAGGGTAACACTACCGAGGAACTCACGGGAACGCTGCCTCACCAAGCAGGAGGCAGCGCTGTGGAGCGCACGTCTCCAGCTGCACTGTCCATGTTCAGACTTGGCTCTGCCGCAGGCTGGCTGTCCATCGTGGGTGATTTGTTTAGGCTTCCTCAACTTCTATTTTCACCAACATAGTGGGGATCATAGCACCTATGCCACaggattgttttgaagattaatgATAACATGCAACGTGATTAGAACAGTGTTTGTCACGCGGTTCACATTATTATTACTGCTGTCGACTTGAAGTCTTCATTGATGGATGCCTTCCACGTGGCTGTAGTCAGCTTTTCTTGTTCAGAAGGACCAAAATAACACAAATTCTAAAGTACCTTTTGACTTGTACTAGGAAAAATACATTCActatgtaattttacatttatgaaGTAAAATTTACTGGAATACTTGTGTTTTTTGATATGTTGAAAAGAATAGTAGTTAGGCCTAGGGCtttttggatatatattttttctgcaaattttttaggttattagtatttttttcaataaacttttttcctttggcttaaTTTTAGATCTATAGAAAAGCTCCAGGATAGTACATAGAATTCCCTTATATACCCCTTACCTAGTTTCTTCTAGGGAACCATGGTACATCTGTCTAAACTAAGAAAGCAACGTTGGTACAGGACTGTtaactccagactttatttgggTTTCACCAGtatttccactaatgtccttttctaTCCGAGGATCCAGTCTAGGATCCCACATTGCATCTACTTGTCAagtttctttagttttctctgGTCTTTGACAGTTTTTgagtctgtttttgcttttcatgACCTTCATAGTTTTGAAGAGTACTAGTCGGGTGTTTTGTAGAACGGCTCAATtttggtttgtctgatgtttttctcatggttagactgtGGTTATGGGGTTTTAGAAGGAACATCACAGAGGTGAAGGGGCAATTTTTTTGAGTGCCAACTGGATGCTGGGCACTCTTTTAGACCCTGGGCTACATcagggaacaaaacagatgaaatttCCTGTCCTTAGGAGGCTTTCCTTGTATTTGGAAGaggcaaataagaaaataaatgggtAAATCATACAAGATATTAAAGGGTGACCAGTTCTATAGAAAGATGCAAAGCCAAGGGTAGGAAAGGGAGTGCTGGACTTAGAAGGGGTATAATTTTCACAAGGGTGGGTAAGGAGAGTCTCATTGAGAAAGTGACACTCAAGTGAAATTTGAAGGAGTGAGGAAATGAGTCATctgatatctgggggaagagcctTGCAGACAGAAAGCCAGAATGTGCCTGGAGTCTTccagaaatgagcaaggaggaTAGTGTGACTAGAACAGGGTGTGTGAGGAGGAGAGTCATGCtgctgaggtcagagaggtgctGGGGCCTGATCACAGGCCGTCACTCTGGCCTTAGAGTGAGACAAAGAGCCACTGGGAAGTtatgagcagagaagtgacataaaTGACCAAGGTCTGCCAGATTCTTTTGGCCTGCTGTGTTGAGACTAGACTGTAAGGGCCAAGGAGGAGAGCAGGCCGACTGACGGGGCTATTGTGGTAATCCAGGTGGGATGAC
This genomic window contains:
- the EMC1 gene encoding ER membrane protein complex subunit 1 isoform X1 — its product is MAAAAASRLWLWAALLVPAAAVYEDQVGKFDWRQQYVGKLKFASLEFSPGSKKLVVATEKNVIAALNSRTGEILWRHVDKGTAEGAVDAMLLYGQDAITVSNGGRIMRSWETNIGGLNWEITLDSGSFQALGLVGLQESVRYIAVLKKTTLALHHLSSGHLKWVEHLPESDSIHYQMVYSYGSGVVWALGVVPFSHVNIVKFNVEDGEIVQQVRVSTPWLRSLIGACGVVDEAVLVCPDPSSRSLHTLALETEWELRQIPLQSLDLEFASGFQPRVLPTQPNPVDPSRAQFFLQLSPSHYALLYYHHGELSLLKNFPQTALVSFATTGEKTVAAVMTCRNEVQKPGSSEDGSVGSFSEKPSPQDSLVCFNQTYTINLYLVETGRRLLDTTITFSLEQKGTRPERLYVQVFLKKDDSVGYRALVQTEDHLLLFLQQLAGKVVLWSREESLAEVVCLEMVDLPLTGAQAELEGEFGKKAAIQDGLLGMFLKRLSSQLILLQAWTSHLWKMFYDARKPRSQVKNEINIDTLARDEFNLQKMMVMVTASGKLFGIESSSGTILWKQYLPNVKPDSSFKLMVQRTTAHFPHPPQCTLLVKDKETGMSSLYVFNPIFGKWSQVAPPVLKRPILQSLLLPIMDQDYAKVLLLIDDEYKVTAFPATRNVLRQLHELAPSIFFYLVDAEQGRLCGYRLRKDLTTELSWELTVPPEVQRIVQVEGKRSSEHVHSQGRVMGDRSVLYKSLNPNLLAVVTESTDVHHERTFIGIFLVDGVTGRIIHSSVQRKAKGPVHIVHSENWVVYQYWNTKARRNEFTALELYEGTEQYNATAFSSLDRPQLPQVLQQSYIFPSSISAMEATITERGITSRHLLIGLPSGAILSLPKALLDPRRPEIPTEQSREENLIPYSPDVQIHAERFINYNQTVSRMRGIYTAPSGLESTCLVVAYGLDIYQTRVYPSKQFDVLKDDYDYVLISSVLFGLVFATMITKRLAQVKLLNRAWR
- the EMC1 gene encoding ER membrane protein complex subunit 1 isoform X12, with translation MAAAAASRLWLWAALLVPAAAVYEDQVGKFDWRQQYVGKLKFASLEFSPGSKKLVVATEKNVIAALNSRTGEILWRHVDKGTAEGAVDAMLLYGQDAITVSNGGRIMRSWETNIGGLNWEITLDSGSFQALGLVGLQESVRYIAVLKKTTLALHHLSSGHLKWVEHLPESDSIHYQMVYSYGSGVVWALGVVPFSHVNIVKFNVEDGEIVQQVRVSTPWLRSLIGACGVVDEAVLVCPDPSSRSLHTLALETEWELRQIPLQSLDLEFASGFQPRVLPTQPNPVDPSRAQFFLQLSPSHYALLYYHHGELSLLKNFPQTALVSFATTGEKTVAAVMTCRNEVKPGSSEDGSVGSFSEKPSPQDSLVCFNQTYTINLYLVETGRRLLDTTITFSLEQKGTRPERLYVQVFLKKDDSVGYRALVQTEDHLLLFLQQLGKVVLWSREESLAEVVCLEMVDLPLTGAQAELEGEFGKKADGLLGMFLKRLSSQLILLQAWTSHLWKMFYDARKPRSQVKNEINIDTLARDEFNLQKMMVMVTASGKLFGIESSSGTILWKQYLPNVKPDSSFKLMVQRTTAHFPHPPQCTLLVKDKETGMSSLYVFNPIFGKWSQVAPPVLKRPILQSLLLPIMDQDYAKVLLLIDDEYKVTAFPATRNVLRQLHELAPSIFFYLVDAEQGRLCGYRLRKDLTTELSWELTVPPEVQRIVQVEGKRSSEHVHSQGRVMGDRSVLYKSLNPNLLAVVTESTDVHHERTFIGIFLVDGVTGRIIHSSVQRKAKGPVHIVHSENWVVYQYWNTKARRNEFTALELYEGTEQYNATAFSSLDRPQLPQVLQQSYIFPSSISAMEATITERGITSRHLLIGLPSGAILSLPKALLDPRRPEIPTEQSRCTDPRRAIHQLQPDSFSNARYLHRSLRPGVHLFGRGLWFGHLPNSSLPIQTV